The proteins below are encoded in one region of Candidatus Methylomirabilota bacterium:
- a CDS encoding glycoside hydrolase family 3 protein, translating into MTLKQKIGQLCMFGFDGPVTPSSLLGVLQEWGLGGVILMGSNLKSPLQVLELTRALQELAVDPPLFIGVDQEGGRVSRLKPPFTQFPPAARLGALGSEELARTVGGVIGKELRAVGINVNFAPVLDVHTNPDNPVIGDRAFAAEPDVVARMGIAFSQGLQAEGVSATGKHFPGHGDTSTDSHLDLPVVHHPKDRLARVELHPFRRAIEAGLSMLMTAHVLCPALDPALPATLSPLILTQL; encoded by the coding sequence TTTGACGGCCCTGTGACTCCCTCTTCCCTTCTCGGGGTTCTGCAAGAGTGGGGTCTTGGAGGGGTGATCCTGATGGGGTCTAACCTCAAGAGTCCGCTGCAGGTACTGGAGCTCACCCGAGCACTTCAAGAATTGGCGGTAGACCCTCCGCTCTTCATTGGTGTCGATCAGGAAGGGGGAAGAGTGTCGCGGCTAAAGCCTCCCTTTACCCAGTTCCCCCCCGCCGCCCGTCTGGGGGCGCTTGGCTCGGAGGAGCTTGCCCGAACGGTGGGCGGTGTCATCGGGAAAGAGTTGCGAGCGGTCGGGATCAATGTGAATTTTGCCCCGGTACTGGATGTGCATACCAATCCGGACAACCCCGTGATTGGCGACCGGGCCTTTGCCGCGGAACCTGACGTCGTGGCTCGCATGGGCATTGCGTTTTCCCAGGGGCTTCAGGCGGAAGGGGTCTCGGCCACAGGAAAGCATTTTCCCGGCCATGGGGATACCTCGACCGACTCGCATCTGGACTTGCCAGTCGTCCATCATCCGAAAGATCGGCTCGCTCGTGTGGAACTGCACCCATTCCGCCGGGCCATTGAAGCTGGACTTTCGATGCTGATGACCGCCCATGTGCTATGCCCCGCGCTCGATCCCGCGCTTCCGGCGACCCTGTCACCTCTGATTCTGACGCAACT